A region of Terriglobales bacterium DNA encodes the following proteins:
- the leuB gene encoding 3-isopropylmalate dehydrogenase, whose amino-acid sequence MKLRITVLPGDGIGPEVTREAVRVLRTVADVQGYEFTFDERAIGGVAIRECGMPLPPDTLESCRKSDAVLLGAVGAPEFDALPPEKRCETGLLALRRGLGGFANLRPAVCHPAIADCSPLRPEVVRGADILFVRELLGGIYFGEPRGCDGAAAFNTMRYTEPEIERVARIAFDLARQRRKKLTSVDKANVLETSQLWRRTVTRLGSEYPEVALEHCLVDACAMKLVTSPASFDVVLTENLFGDILSDEAAAIAGSLGMLASASIGGAVGLYEPVHGSAPDIAGRGIANPLGAIASAALLLRYSAQLPEDASAIERAIGDVLNAGYRTPDIRRNGSKFTIKTADMGKVVAEAVVQVLEREHAYHAV is encoded by the coding sequence ATGAAGCTGAGGATCACTGTCCTTCCCGGAGACGGCATCGGGCCCGAAGTCACGCGCGAAGCGGTGCGCGTGTTGCGTACCGTGGCCGACGTCCAGGGCTACGAGTTCACCTTCGACGAGCGGGCGATCGGCGGCGTCGCCATCCGCGAGTGCGGCATGCCGCTGCCGCCGGACACGCTGGAGAGCTGCCGCAAGAGCGATGCCGTGCTGCTGGGCGCGGTCGGCGCCCCGGAGTTCGACGCCCTGCCCCCGGAGAAGCGCTGCGAGACCGGCCTGCTGGCCTTGCGCCGTGGCCTCGGCGGCTTCGCCAACCTGCGCCCGGCGGTCTGCCACCCAGCTATCGCTGACTGCTCGCCCCTGCGCCCGGAAGTGGTCCGCGGCGCCGACATCCTGTTCGTCCGCGAGCTGCTGGGCGGCATCTACTTCGGCGAGCCCCGCGGGTGCGACGGCGCCGCCGCCTTCAACACCATGCGCTATACCGAGCCCGAGATCGAACGCGTCGCCCGCATCGCTTTCGACCTCGCGCGCCAGCGGCGCAAGAAGCTCACCTCCGTGGACAAGGCCAACGTCCTGGAGACTTCGCAGCTGTGGCGCCGGACAGTGACCCGGCTCGGAAGCGAGTATCCCGAGGTCGCGCTTGAACACTGCCTGGTGGATGCCTGTGCCATGAAGCTGGTGACCAGTCCCGCCAGCTTCGACGTGGTGCTGACGGAGAATCTGTTCGGCGACATCCTGTCCGACGAAGCCGCGGCCATCGCCGGCTCCCTGGGCATGCTGGCCTCGGCCAGCATCGGCGGCGCGGTCGGACTTTACGAGCCGGTGCATGGGTCCGCACCCGACATCGCCGGGCGTGGCATTGCCAATCCGCTGGGAGCCATCGCCTCCGCCGCCCTCCTGCTGCGCTATAGTGCTCAGTTGCCGGAGGATGCCTCGGCCATCGAGCGCGCCATCGGCGACGTGCTCAACGCCGGCTACCGCACCCCTGACATCCGTCGCAACGGTTCCAAGTTCACCATCAAGACCGCCGACATGGGCAAGGTCGTCGCCGAAGCGGTGGTCCAAGTCCTGGAGCGCGAGCACGCCTACCACGCCGTCTAG